In Bacillota bacterium, the genomic stretch CAGGTAGACCCGTTTCCCGCTGGAGGCCGTATTTATTTTCCCGTTTTAAATCAATTGTTTCAATACTGTAATTTTTGTAAATATGTGGATCTGTTTCCGGATTAAATTCATCATAATCAATTCCGTTTAGAATTCCGTATAAATCCTGGGCCCTTTTACGAAGGAGCCCGTCCATACGTTGCCCATACTCGGGAGTTTGAATTTCAAGCGCGTATTTCTTGCTTACTGTATTAATGATATCTGCAAAGAGAATCCCTGCCTTCATAAAGTTTATTTCTCCGTAAAATTCTAAACGTTCTAAAGTAAAAAATTCATCCCCTAATCCAATAAGCCTTAGTGTATGTTTGGGAAAAACTCCCTGGTACTGTAAATTGTGAATTGTAAACAAAGTGGCAATCCTCTGGTAAAAAGGATCCTCAGCATATTTTGTCTGAAGGAACAGCGGGATTAAAGCGCTCTGCCAGTCATTACAGTGAATTAGGTGTGGTTGAAAATTGATGCGGGGGAGCATTCCAAGCAGGGCCTTCATAAAAAAATTGTATCGCTCTGCTTCATCTGCAAAACCATAAATTCCATCACGGTAAAAATATTTATAATTATCAATTAAATAGACCGGAACCTCATAATTTCTACCCTTTAGCTTTGTTTGTCTGATAATACCTGTTTCCAAATGGTGATTCATTTCAACGGGATAATCTATTAAATAATCCCCTTCTGTAATTTGCTTATATTTCGGTAAAACAATCCGGACATCGTGCCCTAACTGAGCTAACGCTTTAGGAAGAGACCCTGCAACATCTCCTAAACCTCCTGTTTTCGCGTAAGGTGCTACTTCAGCAGATGTAAATAAAATTTTTAATACTTTCTTGGGCACAAGATTCTGCTCCTTTCTTTTTAAGTTTTCATTTGGGGATTTGCTTCTCTTAAATATTTCGCCGCTGTTTCCGGGGAGGTAGGATTAATGTAAATTCCTGTTCCCCATTCAAAACCTGCAACAGTAGTGAGACGAGGGAATATTTCCAAATGCCAGTGGTAATAAGGAGCTTCGCGATAACCAAAAGGAGCCGTATGAAGCATTAGATTATATGGGGGGTGATTCAAAGAAGAAACGATTTTTTGCATTGTTTCTTTAACAATTAAACTTAACTGGTTCAATAAAAAGTCGTTTAGCGCCGAAAAGCTGGCTTGATGTTCCTTGGGAAGAATCCATGTTTCAAAAGGGAAACGTGAGGCGAAAGGACAATAGGCGATAAAGGCTTCGTTCTCAGCAACAATCCTTTCGTTTTTATTTAGTTCTTGATGATTTATTTCACAATAAAGACAGCAGCCTTTTTCTTCAAAATATTTTTGGGCACCTTTTAGTTCTTCTTCAATTACATGGGGAATCAGTGGTGTCGCGATTAACTGGCTATGAGGATGTTCCAGTGAGGCACCGGCTACTGCTCCGGCGTTTTTAAAAATTTGAACGTACTTAATCG encodes the following:
- the glgA gene encoding glycogen synthase GlgA; amino-acid sequence: MPKKVLKILFTSAEVAPYAKTGGLGDVAGSLPKALAQLGHDVRIVLPKYKQITEGDYLIDYPVEMNHHLETGIIRQTKLKGRNYEVPVYLIDNYKYFYRDGIYGFADEAERYNFFMKALLGMLPRINFQPHLIHCNDWQSALIPLFLQTKYAEDPFYQRIATLFTIHNLQYQGVFPKHTLRLIGLGDEFFTLERLEFYGEINFMKAGILFADIINTVSKKYALEIQTPEYGQRMDGLLRKRAQDLYGILNGIDYDEFNPETDPHIYKNYSIETIDLKRENKYGLQRETGLPVGNTPLIGVITRLVDQKGLDLISDIFDELMATGSQFILLGSGEDYYQKLFAEFKMKYPQQAAINLGFNPVLAKKIYAGSDMFLMPSRFEPCGLAQLISLRYGTIPIVRATGGLADTIQDYNEKNREGNGFSFKAYEPTALLDAIKRALAIYLEQPEQWRRLMVNGMKSNFSWERSAQQYAELYEKAIHKRLSSLYRIVV
- the galT gene encoding galactose-1-phosphate uridylyltransferase, with the protein product MPELRQEPVTKRWVIIAIERSKRPLDFHVKPDERKGGDCPFCPGNEDKTPPEIMAFREPGTKPNGRGWWIRVVPNKFPALEKNGAESPLNSAEENFFNKMMGIGAHEVIIESPEHGASLEKHPIHQLKEIFRAWRERHNILMKDDAIKYVQIFKNAGAVAGASLEHPHSQLIATPLIPHVIEEELKGAQKYFEEKGCCLYCEINHQELNKNERIVAENEAFIAYCPFASRFPFETWILPKEHQASFSALNDFLLNQLSLIVKETMQKIVSSLNHPPYNLMLHTAPFGYREAPYYHWHLEIFPRLTTVAGFEWGTGIYINPTSPETAAKYLREANPQMKT